A stretch of DNA from Saccharomycodes ludwigii strain NBRC 1722 chromosome I, whole genome shotgun sequence:
TGCGCCACCACCAAtacataatatattattagtatttttgttattatcattaatatcCAAACACTCTATTCCTTCCTCCAAACTTTCTCCATTTTCTTTCATTCCAAAgccttttaaaatattgcaAATGGGTTTAATAAAGGAGAATAAAGAAGAATACGAAATGCCCCTGCTCGGACTCCACCTACAACAATAAGCAATCCTCTTTATTTCAGAGTCAAAGGCTGATAGATACTCTCTTTCGTACAAATAACCTTTAATGGCCTGAATAGTCTCTTTTAAATCTTCTAGATCAGATTCATATAATTCATGCTTGAAAGATATCTTAAATAGATCAATAATTTCTTGTGGTGATAATGCATCTTTGGCATTAATTGGTAACACTTTGAGTGTTGACATTTcaaaattgttgttattattttattttacaaaatgcCTAATGTCATTACTTCGATAcctaataatgataaattccaatttttaaaaaaaaagtacagTGAAGAaaatgtatttttaaaaaaaaaaaaaaaaaaaaaaaaaaaaaaaattttttaattttcaaaacttataaatttatacaTCGAGGTGGGTTTTctgcaatttttttcttgccAACGACAAAAATGACTAGCTTAAACAATGTTCTTTTAGGCATAATGACAGTCTCATTGTTAACAGTTTagacatatatatatatatataatttttaatattttttgatttgttAACACAAAAGCAATCTATAACATTTAGGCAAGGATAAATATTGGTACAATGTAATACAACGGTCGCATAGCAATGCTGAACAAATAATCAAACTAACCCATCAACAGAATTATCCATATTATGTAATACGCCCATTAACATAAATGATAAACCCAGGAATCTTTAACTCCAATAGCCAAAACCTCGCATATAAGTTATATATGACTTgactaaaaaaatgatatacTAACTAAGATAAGAACGAAAATAGTTAAATATGTGACGTGCAAATATCAACTGGAGAAAATCTGACACTTGCATAAGCATTTACTCAACCAAGGCATCGCTAAAAATCAATCTAGCATTTTAAACATATTCACAGCAGTActgtttaaataaaaaggatatTTTTAACCAATCTTCTagaaacatatatattaaaattttgttattaaaacgAAATTACAAACCTAAAATGTACAGaatgattaaaaaaaaatacttagAATTTATCCGGcattaaattaaaagacaCTACAACAGCATATCTTTATATAAGGTAATTTAAACCATTTATTCTTcgtcttcatcatcttctgGAGTGACTTGGTAGAAAGACAATTTGTAAGTGTTAGTCTTGGTGGAGACAAATCTAATCCAATCTCTCAATTGGTTTTTCTTCAAGTACTTCTTGGTTAAGTATTTTAAGTACTTACCAGAGAATTTGGTAGAAGAAACAACAGTAACAACAGAACCATTTTCTTCAACAGCAACGGCATTACCCAAATTACCAGTTTGACCATCAACCTTAATGTGATCGATCAAGTATTTAGCATAAGCAGATGGGTCAAAAACACCATTTTCAGTTGGGGAGGAAACATCAACAGTAAAGGTTTTGAcaactttttgttttctagCAGTCTGAGTATAATTGTTTGTCTTGCTTTATCTTtctaattattttttttttttagaaacaaAACAATACCATAAAAGTTAGTAAGTCGaaacatattaaaaaacaacttttaaatattattaaaagccTACTGCTATTAACAATCACATACACACAGAAATTTCACAAATCTCTGTAACGGTGAATATTTAACAAACAGAATAGCCTTAAAGCTCTAAAGTAGCATATCATACACAAACTTTTGTTTGTCATATTATATTCCGGCTTATTTCTTCGCACCTCagtctattttttttcttatctGTTGCTTAATGTTAATTACCAATAGGacatattaataatatttcaacTTGTGTGATTCATTACAACCTGTACCACTAATTACCGACCAAATCTCGAATAGATTCTTTTAACATACGTTTGGAGCCATTTTGGATAGTAAATAATTTAGTGCTTGATGTccttttttgaattttttactGAAAAATGTACTGAATAATGTTTATAAGGATACAATCTTAAACTAgcataaataaacaaaatttattttagatTACGAATACGGTGTTAAATTTATACAATTCAAgactttgaaaaaaaaaaaaaaaaaaaaaaaggaaagaaaaaaaaaaaaaaaaatgaaaaaaaaaaaatgaaaaaaagaaaagaaaataattatcagttaaacttttttaataattttttgacaaaaaaaataattttattataaaaggTACGGTTTCAATGTcatattcaattttaatataacaACCTAAAATAGGgcatatatttcttttttttttttttttttttgtcgtttgtatcttttttttctttttttttttttttggcttGTTTTTTAAAGGTAAACTACATCTTTGTTTATGTCTAAATTTAATTGTAATCATGTTTTGGGTTATCTTTAGgcatttaacaaaaaaaaaaaaagatctCTTTTTGCAAAACCTTTtcttctccttttttttttcttttgtttttctttttgccCTTTCCCTTCctctttccttttcttcctttCTTTCTGATTTTGGCTTCTTTTTCATAGGaagttttaataatgaacGTAAATCactaaataatatcaaaagCAGTACCATGACGGGCATTGTAATtgagaaaaagaatactAATAGTTTAATGGATACAAAAGATAATGACAACTTTAACGTAGATTCAGCAGTCTTGAAAGATGATAAAGGGAAGGAGAAACACGAAAACcagaatataaaaaattcagATGATACAGATAAAgaagctaaaaaaaatgtagatagtagcaataataaaatcaatattttgccagaagaaaaagatgtCGATACAGTGGACCTTACAACCAAAAAAGATCAGGAAATATGTAGCAACAAAGATAATGTGTTCAAGGAAAACTTGGAGCCGGCAAGTGTGATTagtgatgataataaaatccTTAGTGATGATGACAGTGACCTTGGTTGGCAGGAAATGCCTGCAGTTGCTTCCCACAATGTTTATAATGAACATGGTGATTTAGAATTACATAAACAGTCAATGCTTTCGTTAGAAGAAGTAGATGAAGAGGAcaaagataaaaacaaaagtacATTTGGTTATACCAAAGTTGATGACGAAAAACAAGCCCAAAGATCACAAAAAACTAACAAgaaaattgattttttatttagcTCTAGAACCAGATCAACGATTACATCACAACCTTCATTGAGTAATGGGTCAAAACAAGTTTCTGAGGAAGAACGCACTTACTACCAAGACGACGACGACGACCACGACGAcgacgatgatgatgatgaacaTGGCCTAACGCATGAAGAAATGACTGCCGAACATCAATTAAGTAGCATGAAGAGTTTATTGTCTGATAGAGAGAAAATAGCGTATGTTGGTTCtattaatgttttaattCATCATTTTTGTACACAACTAGCAGAAAGATGTTTAGGctcaaatattttgaagaagaaaaaactaGCCAAAAGACTGCATTATATCCAAAAAAACACAGGTTATTGGCAGATAGATATTATGAATAGGTTATATCATCATCTAGATTTGTCTTCTGAAGAGGTTAAAATGATTGAAAATTTAACCTCGCATGGTGTTGAATTAGACGACTTATGCAAGTCGATAAAAGTTTCAAGAACAGTATCAAATCCGTTCGAAGAAAAGGAATTTGAACTAGATGACACAACTCTTGATCACATCGATCAAcagaaagagaaagaacACATGCAAAATTCTGGAAAGGATCAAATAGACACTGCTATGGAAAGAAATTTATATTctaaaaacgaaaaaaagagtagtaatataattgaaaataataaagatagaagtaataatactaataccaCTAATCGGGACCGAGTTGAACTCGGGAATGACACGCCAGAACGTTTCAAGGATTCTGCTGTTGATAATGACCTTTCTTCTGGCGATAAATTGGAAAAGCcagatattaaaaacaacgTTGACGTTGACGTTAACGTTGACTACGATCCCTCAAAACACATCCCtcataaaattatttctcCAGAAGAGGTAAAAGAACAGAGTGACTTAGATATAGACGTTGCTTGGACAATTATTTgcgatttttttttgctactACTATCAAAATCCAGTTATGATGCAAGATCAAGAACTATTTTGATAACTTTTGCCAAGCATCTAAACATAACTAGAGATGAAATTAatcattttgaaaaaagagtTACGGAAGCCTTGGAAATGGAACAGTCTGCTGATGATCAGGTTTGGGTCGAAGAGCAACACATgaccaaaagaaaaactttgataaaaaaaaagaagcttATGTATATAGGCTTGGCAACTATTGGTGGGTCTTTAGTGTTAGGACTGAGTGGTGGTCTTTTAGCGCCCGTTATTGGTGCGGGTGTTGCTGCCGGGTTGTCTACGATTGGTATAACTGGTGCTACAGGGTTTTTGACTGGGGCTGGTGGTACAGCTATTGTTGCAGTTACAAGCACAGCGATTGGTGCTAATATAGGCCATGCTTCCATGAAGAGGCGGATGGGTAGTGTTAAAACCTTTGAATTTAAACCATTGCATAATAATAGAAGAATAAACCTGATTATTAGTGTTTCTGGATGGATGATTGGTACTGAAGATGATGTTAGATTACCCTTTTCCACTGTGGATCCTGTAGAGGGTGATTTGTATTCTTTATATTGGGAACCAGAGATGTTGCGTTCTACTGGTCAAACCATCAACATTTTAGCAAGTGAAATTATTACACAAACAATTCAACAAATTTTGGGTGCCACCATTTTAACTGCGTTTATGGCTGCTATTCAATGGCCTATGGCTTTATCCAAGTTGGgttatattattgataatcCATGGAATGTTTCTTTGGATAGAGCTTGGAATGCCGGTTTGATTTTGGCGGACactattttatcaaaaaatttgggGGATAGACCTATTACATTAATCGGATTTTCCCTAGGATCAAGAGTTATTTATTCCTGTTTGATTGAGTTATGTAAGCGAGGAGCTGTTGGGTTGGTCGAGaatgttattatatttgGCTCGCCGATTGTATATAATAGGGATGATTGGGCCATGGCACGTTCAGTGGTTAGCGGTAGATTCGTAAACGGCTATTCCAATAAAGACTGGGTTTTGGGCTATTTATTTAGAGCTACAAGTGGTGGTATGAAAACGGTTGCTGGTTTGTCACCCATTGAAAGCATAGAGGGAATAGAGAATTTTGACTGCACTGAGTGGGTAGAGGGCCATATGGCGTATCGTAAGAACATACCcaaacttttaaaacaattgGGTATCTCTGTTCTAAGTGAAGAATTTGTGGAAATAGATGACTCTCCAGATCCGGAAAACTTGAAGAAACAAAGAGAATTGATCCATGATTTAGATGAagctcaaaaaaaattggctAAGAAAGGATCACCTAACAAGAATACTTGGTTACCCAAATGGTTTAAACCtaagaaacaaaaatggcAAGAAATGGTGGAAGAAAGTGCTATTCATGCCCCTGTTGCGCAATCAGTATTAGAATCGCCTGGATTGAAAGATCCTTCACTCGTTGATACAAAAGCATTGGTCAgtgaattaaataaa
This window harbors:
- a CDS encoding 60S ribosomal protein eL22 (similar to Saccharomyces cerevisiae YLR061W | RPL22A | Ribosomal Protein of the Large subunit (paralog of YFL034C-A | RPL22B) | 5' partial due to uncharacterized intron) — translated: TNNYTQTARKQKVVKTFTVDVSSPTENGVFDPSAYAKYLIDHIKVDGQTGNLGNAVAVEENGSVVTVVSSTKFSGKYLKYLTKKYLKKNQLRDWIRFVSTKTNTYKLSFYQVTPEDDEDEE
- the MIL1 gene encoding Mil1p (similar to Saccharomyces cerevisiae YFL034W | MIL1 | Medium adaptin-Interacting Ligand), translated to MTGIVIEKKNTNSLMDTKDNDNFNVDSAVLKDDKGKEKHENQNIKNSDDTDKEAKKNVDSSNNKINILPEEKDVDTVDLTTKKDQEICSNKDNVFKENLEPASVISDDNKILSDDDSDLGWQEMPAVASHNVYNEHGDLELHKQSMLSLEEVDEEDKDKNKSTFGYTKVDDEKQAQRSQKTNKKIDFLFSSRTRSTITSQPSLSNGSKQVSEEERTYYQDDDDDHDDDDDDDEHGLTHEEMTAEHQLSSMKSLLSDREKIAYVGSINVLIHHFCTQLAERCLGSNILKKKKLAKRLHYIQKNTGYWQIDIMNRLYHHLDLSSEEVKMIENLTSHGVELDDLCKSIKVSRTVSNPFEEKEFELDDTTLDHIDQQKEKEHMQNSGKDQIDTAMERNLYSKNEKKSSNIIENNKDRSNNTNTTNRDRVELGNDTPERFKDSAVDNDLSSGDKLEKPDIKNNVDVDVNVDYDPSKHIPHKIISPEEVKEQSDLDIDVAWTIICDFFLLLLSKSSYDARSRTILITFAKHLNITRDEINHFEKRVTEALEMEQSADDQVWVEEQHMTKRKTLIKKKKLMYIGLATIGGSLVLGLSGGLLAPVIGAGVAAGLSTIGITGATGFLTGAGGTAIVAVTSTAIGANIGHASMKRRMGSVKTFEFKPLHNNRRINLIISVSGWMIGTEDDVRLPFSTVDPVEGDLYSLYWEPEMLRSTGQTINILASEIITQTIQQILGATILTAFMAAIQWPMALSKLGYIIDNPWNVSLDRAWNAGLILADTILSKNLGDRPITLIGFSLGSRVIYSCLIELCKRGAVGLVENVIIFGSPIVYNRDDWAMARSVVSGRFVNGYSNKDWVLGYLFRATSGGMKTVAGLSPIESIEGIENFDCTEWVEGHMAYRKNIPKLLKQLGISVLSEEFVEIDDSPDPENLKKQRELIHDLDEAQKKLAKKGSPNKNTWLPKWFKPKKQKWQEMVEESAIHAPVAQSVLESPGLKDPSLVDTKALVSELNKIRIGAGLEETNVTQILEPVKDGDRNEVPINNGLNFQLLSAGHTVLPKDDDEFRGKGKPDVQFSDNF